Part of the Leptotrichia massiliensis genome, GAAAGGATAAAGGCTGCAACAGAGTATTTAAAGAAAAATCCAGAAGTTAAGGTTATTGCAACTGGTGGACAAGGTAAAAATGAAGGTGTTGCTGAAGGATTGGCGATAAAAAGGGAACTTTTGAAAAATGGAATTAGTGAGGATAGAATTATTTTGGAGGACAAATCTAAGAATACTGTTGAAAATTTTAGGTTTAGTCTTGAGAAGATAAAAAATATTGAAAATAGTAAAAATGTTCTAAATAATAATGAAAAAAATCAAAAAATAAAAATATTGATTGTAACGAATGATTATCATATTTTTCGTTCTAAAAATATTGCTAGAAAAGTTGGATTTGATAATGAAAATTATGAAATTTATGGACTTCCAGCGAAAACGCCACTTATTTCCATACCAAAATCATATTTTAGAGAATTTTTGTCAAATGTAAATTATTTTATTTTTCAATCTGGGAATCAGTTAAAAGCTAAATAAATTTATAATTTAAATGATACAAATATAATTTTATTTCTAATTTTAAAATGTACGAGAACCTATTTAAAATTAAACTATTAAAAATTATATAAACTCACGGTTTGAGTAAAATAGTCATGGTCTTGAAGTTCAGTTTTAAAGTAGTTTTACTATAATTTTGCGAGAAATTGGAATATAATGTAAAAAATAACTGAATTTTGATAAAATATTTTTCACAAAGACTATGAAAAAATGCAAAATTATTATATAATATACATATTGCTGAGTAACTAGGTTCGGATAGAATAGTTACTCATTTTAAAAATAAAACAAAGAAGATAATAAACGAGTAAACGGAGGAAACAATATAAATGTTGGATCAAAAAAATAAAAGAAATTTTTCGATAATTGCACATATTGATCACGGAAAATCTACTATTGCGGACAGGCTTTTGGAGCAGACAGGAACTGTAACGCAAAGGGAAATGGTGGATCAGCTGCTGGATAGCATGGATTTAGAAAGGGAAAAAGGGATAACGATTAAGGCACAGGCAGTTACGTTGAAGTATAAGGCTCGAAACGGGGAGACTTATGAGTTAAATTTAATTGATACGCCAGGTCACGTTGACTTTATTTACGAAGTATCAAGATCGCTTGCAGCTTGTGACGGGGCCTTGCTTGTAGTTGACGCTGCACAGGGAATTGAAGCACAGACATTGGCAAATGTGTATTTGGCTTTGGAAAACGATTTGGAAATATTGCCTGTAATAAATAAAATTGACTTGCCTTCAGCAGATCCTGATAAGGTTAAGCTGGAAATAGAGGAAGTTATTGGGCTTCCAGCAGATGATGCTGTTCTTGTTTCTGGAAAAACTGGATTTGGAATTGAAGATTTGCTGGAATCAATTATTGAGCATATTCCTGCACCTAAAGGAGAAATTAACAATCCTTTGAAGGCGTTAATTTTTGACTCGCATTATGATGATTTTAGAGGAGTTATAACATATATTAGAATAATTGAAGGGAAAATTGCAAAAGGGGACAGAATTAAGATTATGTCTACCGAAAAGGAATTTGACGTATTGGAAGTTGGGATTTTTTCGCCTAAAATGAAGGAAGTTGATGAATTGACAGTTGGCTCAGTTGGATATATTATTACGGGAATAAAATCCATCAAGGATACACAAGTTGGGGATACAATTACGCATGTGAAAAATCCGACAGATACAGCTCTTGAAGGATACCGTCCTGCATTAAGCATGGTTTTTGCGGGAATTTATCCAGTTTCAACAGATGATTATGAAGATTTAAGGGAAGCATTGGAAAAATTACAGTTGAATGATGCTTCGTTATCTTATGCCCCAGAGACTTCGCTTGCATTGGGATTTGGATTTAGATGTGGATTCTTAGGACTTTTGCACATGGAAATAGTTGTAGAAAGATTGCGTCGTGAATTTAACATTGACTTGATTTCAACAGCACCATCGGTTAAATATAATGTAACACCTGAACAAGGGGAAATGATTGTAATTGACAACCCTGCGGAATTTCCAGAAGGGAAAAAGTATATCGAAGAGCCTTATGTAAAAGGTACAATTATTGTTCCAAAGGATTATGTTGGAAACGTAATGGAGCTTTGTCAGGAAAAAAGAGGAACTTTCCTTAACATGAATTACCTTGATGAAACTCGTACAATGATAAGTTATGATTTGCCACTTGCAGAAATAGTAATTGATTTTTATGATAAATTGAAATCACGTACAAAAGGGTATGCTTCATTTGAATATGAAATGATTGGATACAAGGAATCAGACTTGGTAAAAGTGGATATTTTGGTAAGTGGAAATCCAGTAGATGCCTTTTCATTCATTGCTCATAAAGATAATGCCTATTACAGAGGGCGTGCAATCGTTGAAAAATTAAAAGATGTAATTCCAAGACAGCAGTTTGAAATACCATTACAGGCTGCATTGGGTACAAAAATAATTGCAAGGGAAACAATTAAGGCACTTAGAAAGAACGTGCTTGCAAAATGTTATGGTGGAGATATTACACGTAAGAAAAAATTATTAGAAAAACAAAAAGAAGGTAAAAAACGTATGAAGGCAATCGGAAATGTAGAAATACCGCAAGAGGCGTTTTTATCAGTATTAAAATTAAATGATTAATTTTTTATATCTTGTGTAAAAATATAAGGAAAAGAGAAAAAAGTGAACAAAGAAAAAAAACTAAATAAGAATATAATATTTTTTGATGTGGAAACAAATGGATTTCAGGGAAGTTCAGTTTTGTCAATGTCTGCAATAAAAGTGAATTATAATTCTGAAAACTCTGGAGAAGAGAGAAATAAATGGAAAAAAGTGTCTGAATTTAACAGATTTTATTTCAGAAATGAAGGTGAAGAGTTAAACGAAGGTGCAGTAAGCGTAAATGGCTTGACAGACGATGTAATTTTAAGTGAAAGAAAAAATATTATTCAAAATACAGGAATTGAATATCCTTTGACTTTTAAGGAAGATATGGATAATTTCTTTTTATTCTGCCAGGATACAAGCCATTTTGTCGCCCATAACATAAAATTTGACAGAAGTTTCGTAGATTTTCCTCTGCAAAATCAATTTGATACAATGCTAACAAATATAGACATCGTTAAAGTAAATGGTTCTTCCTACGGAAATTACAAATGGCCAAAACTTATGGAATGTGCCAATTATTATAATATCCCGTTTGAAGAAAGCCAGCTGCACGGCAGTTATTACGATGTTCTTATAATGTTTAGAATTTTCTTTAAGATGATGAAGCATAAGACTGGAAATAAGCGGATCTTAGAATTTCTAGAAAAAGAATAATTTCTGAAAAAATATTTACGTAAAGTCAAAAAATAGAATTAAATTAAAATAAATGGAGTGAAAATGAGTATTTTAGTCAAAAAATCTGAGCCAAATAATTTAATAAATACAGAAGAAAAAAATAGTAATTTTTTAGAAATAACTGAATACAAGGAAAATTTGGAATTTGAAATTTTGGAAACTTTTTCAGAAAAAATTTCTGATTTTATTGGGAAAAATGATTATCAAAAAGTTATTGAATTTACCGAAAAGCAGTTGTATTTATTAAATCAAGTATTTACAGATGAATCAGAAAAAATAAAAATTCAAAATACTGATTTTCATTTTGAGTTACCGCTAAAACGAAAAAATAGCGATATAATCGGAAACATAAATGAATTAATTATAAACGAAAAAATAAAATTTCGTAATTTTTTTATTTATTTAAAACAAGAATTATTAAACTGTAAAAAATTCTATTTTATAGTAAGTTTTATAAAATACTCAGGTATACAGCTATTAATAAGCACTTTAGATGAACTGGAAAAACAAGGAATTCAAGGGGAAATTATAACATCTGTTTACTTGAATATTACAGACTCAAAGGCATTGCGAAAACTTTTGTCGTATAGAAATATAAAAGTAAGGATTTACAGTAATTCAAGCGAGAGTTTTCACACAAAAGCATATTTGTTTGAAAAGGAAAAATATCATAGTGTTATAATCGGATCATCTAATATTAGCCAAAGTGCTTTGTATTCGGCTGAAGAATGGAATGTGAAACTGACAGACAGCAGTTTTTTTAATATTTATGAAAAATCATTAAACCAATTTGAAAAATTGTGGCACAGCAATGAAGCAATAGAATTGACAGAAGATTTTATTGATGAATATGAAAAATATAAAAACTCTATAAGTACACAAAATACATTTGATTATAGAAAAACAAAAATAACACAAAAAGATGAATTTATTCCAAACAGCATGCAAAAAAGAGTTTTGGAAAAGTTGAAGGAAACAAGAGAAAACGGAAATAAAAAGGGCCTTGTAATTTCTGCAACTGGTACGGGAAAAACTTACCTTGCTGCAATGGATATAAAACAGTTTTTTGTTGAAATTAATTCTAACAATAAAAATAAATTATTTGAAATAAATGATGGAAAGTCCAAAGTTTCAAATATAAAGTTTTTATTTATTGCTCATCGTGAAGAATTGCTGGAAAATGCAATGAATGTCTTTTCGAGAATTCTTAAAATTGATAAAAATGAATTTGGAAGAATTTACGGTGGCTTAAAAGAAACTAATAAAAGCATGATTTTTGCTTCTATTCAATCATTAAGAAATTGTTACAATGAATTTAAACTTGATTTTTTTGATTATATCATAGTTGACGAATTTCATCATTCAATGTCAGACAGTTATTTAAATACACTATCGTATTTTCAGAGTAAATTTTTGCTAGGCTTGACAGCAACTCCGAAACGTATGGATGGTAAGGATATTCTGTCACTTTGTGACTATAATGTTGTGGATGAAATTGGAATAAAAGAGGCTTTGGAAGAGGATTTGATTGTGCCTTTTCATTATTTTGGTGTAAATGATTACATGATTAATTATGATAACATTCCTTACAAAAACGGAAAATATAATGAAAAAGTATTATTAGAAAATTTATTACTGAACACACGTACCGATTATATTGTTGAAAAAATCAATAAGTTTGGTTTTGATGGTGATAAATTAAGTGTTGTCGCATTTTGCCAAAATATAGAACATGCTTTTTTTATGAAAGAAGAATTTACAAACAAAGGCTATAAATCCGCTGTAATCACAGCAAATACAAGCTCAAATGATAGAGCAGAAATTTTAGACGAATTTAAAAATAAAAAAATTGAAATTTTATGTGTAGTAGATATTTTAAACGAAGGAATTGACATTCCAACAATTAATTTACTGCTATTTTTACGTCCTAC contains:
- a CDS encoding YdcF family protein translates to MKNTIIISIKISIVLFVFLFCFVQYFIIKEYINDRKAVNENKKVDYVIILGARVKGENPTKSLMERIKAATEYLKKNPEVKVIATGGQGKNEGVAEGLAIKRELLKNGISEDRIILEDKSKNTVENFRFSLEKIKNIENSKNVLNNNEKNQKIKILIVTNDYHIFRSKNIARKVGFDNENYEIYGLPAKTPLISIPKSYFREFLSNVNYFIFQSGNQLKAK
- the lepA gene encoding translation elongation factor 4, with the protein product MLDQKNKRNFSIIAHIDHGKSTIADRLLEQTGTVTQREMVDQLLDSMDLEREKGITIKAQAVTLKYKARNGETYELNLIDTPGHVDFIYEVSRSLAACDGALLVVDAAQGIEAQTLANVYLALENDLEILPVINKIDLPSADPDKVKLEIEEVIGLPADDAVLVSGKTGFGIEDLLESIIEHIPAPKGEINNPLKALIFDSHYDDFRGVITYIRIIEGKIAKGDRIKIMSTEKEFDVLEVGIFSPKMKEVDELTVGSVGYIITGIKSIKDTQVGDTITHVKNPTDTALEGYRPALSMVFAGIYPVSTDDYEDLREALEKLQLNDASLSYAPETSLALGFGFRCGFLGLLHMEIVVERLRREFNIDLISTAPSVKYNVTPEQGEMIVIDNPAEFPEGKKYIEEPYVKGTIIVPKDYVGNVMELCQEKRGTFLNMNYLDETRTMISYDLPLAEIVIDFYDKLKSRTKGYASFEYEMIGYKESDLVKVDILVSGNPVDAFSFIAHKDNAYYRGRAIVEKLKDVIPRQQFEIPLQAALGTKIIARETIKALRKNVLAKCYGGDITRKKKLLEKQKEGKKRMKAIGNVEIPQEAFLSVLKLND
- a CDS encoding 3'-5' exonuclease, with protein sequence MNKEKKLNKNIIFFDVETNGFQGSSVLSMSAIKVNYNSENSGEERNKWKKVSEFNRFYFRNEGEELNEGAVSVNGLTDDVILSERKNIIQNTGIEYPLTFKEDMDNFFLFCQDTSHFVAHNIKFDRSFVDFPLQNQFDTMLTNIDIVKVNGSSYGNYKWPKLMECANYYNIPFEESQLHGSYYDVLIMFRIFFKMMKHKTGNKRILEFLEKE
- a CDS encoding DUF3427 domain-containing protein; amino-acid sequence: MSILVKKSEPNNLINTEEKNSNFLEITEYKENLEFEILETFSEKISDFIGKNDYQKVIEFTEKQLYLLNQVFTDESEKIKIQNTDFHFELPLKRKNSDIIGNINELIINEKIKFRNFFIYLKQELLNCKKFYFIVSFIKYSGIQLLISTLDELEKQGIQGEIITSVYLNITDSKALRKLLSYRNIKVRIYSNSSESFHTKAYLFEKEKYHSVIIGSSNISQSALYSAEEWNVKLTDSSFFNIYEKSLNQFEKLWHSNEAIELTEDFIDEYEKYKNSISTQNTFDYRKTKITQKDEFIPNSMQKRVLEKLKETRENGNKKGLVISATGTGKTYLAAMDIKQFFVEINSNNKNKLFEINDGKSKVSNIKFLFIAHREELLENAMNVFSRILKIDKNEFGRIYGGLKETNKSMIFASIQSLRNCYNEFKLDFFDYIIVDEFHHSMSDSYLNTLSYFQSKFLLGLTATPKRMDGKDILSLCDYNVVDEIGIKEALEEDLIVPFHYFGVNDYMINYDNIPYKNGKYNEKVLLENLLLNTRTDYIVEKINKFGFDGDKLSVVAFCQNIEHAFFMKEEFTNKGYKSAVITANTSSNDRAEILDEFKNKKIEILCVVDILNEGIDIPTINLLLFLRPTMSSTIFIQQIGRGLRKAENKDFVTIIDFIGNHKKDYLLINYFSNEVDNKDTLFTKKEKIINEIKNQFSNIPKSCYVELDRVCQNRIIEKIEKINFSSKNILKDLYLDYKEEIGKSENEILKVSDFDTNIELFQELSLKLGSFYNAQLQFENPEILKQNKISLNSEEIEFLAYLEKKLTLVEPFTYLIINYLINNDFITSKIIINEYKNYFNIKNDFEKEYVINRIFRELVEDKILEQNSKNNDLFKISETYKKIFQNINKIDNNNEINLKLINLDNSQNSNYNFKIRLKELLYLGLSEFKKSNNLSIFNENILIPYKKYKRIELQILLDSKVPKGSWRAGYANTDKDICLFATIDKTHILQENLKYDNSLFADNLIQWISQPKTAHNSSVGKMFTNHSELGYNVHIFIRKYAFMNNNKTNPFIYLGKANYYKSYGDKPMRILWKLDEKIPQELIYELYNLS